Genomic DNA from Fusarium keratoplasticum isolate Fu6.1 chromosome 2, whole genome shotgun sequence:
TCTCATAGCCAGGCTGGCCTAGGCTTTTTTTACCTGAATATCGTCAACAGGCTCTGTCTCACTCTTGCCGATTCTCGGCACCCACGAATATGACTACCACCAACCTCACAGAGCTTGACGCCCATGAGCAGCCCTCGGATGAAATGCGGGCGGAGTGGAAGAGCTTCATGCGTCAAGACCAGAAAAGCCTCCTCGATGACCCTCGCATCGATGATCCTCGCGCTCCGCTGGAAAAGTCTGGCTTCCGTACAGTCACGACACTTTCAAGAGCGCAGATTGCAAGCAGCTTCGCTCACCTGAATCCTGACCTTGCCTCTGAAGCCGAAGGCGACATCTCCGTTATTCATCATCCCCTGATACCGGGTTCGTTGAGAATCCATTTCTGCCTCGCATTGATAATCGGGTAAACTAACAAGTGATCTAGGCCTTCTTATCCTCCCATCGCTACTCCCACCGATGGTGCAGAGGGATCTGTTGGACCGTCTAGTACATCGCGATCTAAGTAACCCGAAGCATCAGAccaacctccatctccattATGACCTCCCATACCCGGAAGGTCAGCAAGATGACGAAACGTCGTTCTTCGCCCTTCACCCAGATAGTCCCGCCTCATTCATCCCCAAAGACCCCAACGTCCACAAACCACTCTCCATCAAACAGGTTCTGCAACGAAAACTGCACTGGGTCACGCTGGGTGGCCAATACGATTGGACAAACCGCGTGTACCCTGACCAATTGCCTCCTCAGTTTCCTGACGACATCTCTCGCTTCCTAGAGGGTCTCTTTCCCGAGACGGTCGCCCAGGCGGCCATTCTCAACTTTTACACCCCGGGAGACACCATGATGATGCATCGAGACGTCAGCGAGGAGACCGACAAGGGCCTCATTAGCCTTAGTCTGGGCTGTGATGGCCTCTTCATGATCGCACCGAATGCCGCCCAGCCCCAGCCGAAGAGCGAAGCAGCTGGTGACAAGGAGTACTTGCTGTTGAGATTGAGATCCGGAGACGCCATCTACATGACTCAGGAATCCAGATCTGCCTGGCATGGAGTGCCAAAAGTGCTCAAGGGCACATGCCCTGGCTACCTAGAGGATTGGCCGGCTCGCGAGGATGGCAGGTTTGATGAGTGGAAGGGATGGATGAAAAGCAAGAGGATCAACCTCAATGTTCGGCAAATGAAAGATTAAACCACCAAGTTTGAAATGGTAAGAGTTGTTGTGAGCTTGGATCTAAGGAAAGCAGGGACAAATCATGACGCTTGGTGCCTTGCTGTTTCTGTTGCGATCTTGTGCATTTCTTCATTCAAGGGAAGCGCTTAGTAGTAAGGGGCTGCCTCTCTTACGCTGTCATAAATTAATCCAGAGCGACTGGCTAGGTAGTTGCTCGTCTGCTTTGAGGATTGTATATCATCCCGCCATATCCCCATACCCCCAAACACCTGATCAAGCAAAGCCGAACCCCTGTGCATTTTCCAACGCCATTCCGAGCCGTTCCCTCAATACGTCTTTATCTCTATATTCGGGAAGAAGGAGAGTCCCGTAACATGTATAAGCCGTGGGCAAGTGCCCGCCAtccccctcttcctctccgtTTTTCTGAATCACGAACTGAAGATTTTTGATGCCTCCAACTGGAACTCGATCTGAGGATGTCACGAACTCCAGCAGCTTGCGTTTCATCCTATCGTCGTACCTTCTCACGACAGACCAGAAGTCTTTAACAGTACGATGCGACGCGTCCCAACCGACGTAGCGTGCATACCGTTTGAGTTCCGAGATGTCAATTTCTTGGATGCCTTCCACCAGTGACTGCAGAGTGGAGGGGCTGAGTAGAGAAAGTGATTTCTTGTCTAGGCATGCGTTGAAGCCACGTTCGAAGGCAATGTATTGCCGCCGAATGGAGATGTCCGTGAGATAGCGAATGTAATGAGTGACATAATCATCTCGGTTCTCGTTCGTCACCAGGGGCGCGTCGTCTGGGTTCGAAGTCTGGGGCGGTGCGACATCATCTGAgcttgctgctgccctgGGCCAAACCACGCTCTTGTCTGCAGACATTTCCCTGGTGATGTTGGTACCCAAGGCAGAAACTGAAAACTCGTAGGTGCGGGCAAAGATATCCTCAACCAGACCATCCTTTTCATCCCATTCTAGGAGTGTTGTCAACCCGCTCGCCAGGTCCGGCCACCCATCAGCAATATGGTGAAGCTCCGCCACCGGCTTGCCCAGTAGTTTCCGGTACAGGGCCCTTGGGAAGGTGATAGGCAGGGTCAGCCCGTTGAACAGGGCCAGTGACATCAAGAGGCCGACGAGCTCATACTTCCAATCTTCGGTGAGTGATCCAGGGGCAAACCAGGCCATGCGTGTCCGATCGTCGACTGTGAAGGCGCCATATGCGGGGTCCAAGCACTCTGCGATGGCCAATCGAAAAAACTCTTGCTGAACGCCTCCCGAATCGAAGCCCTCTTCCCCGCCTTCCTCTCCCAAATGCACCTTCAATGGGCGGAGAAGCTCCCTCTCTTCCCGCCTCCATAGTTGGTCGAACGCATCTCGAGCAACATTTTTGCGACTAATTTCGAGTATCAGGTATTTGGATGAGCCTGTTTTCAAGAGGTCTTGCAACACCCTCTTGTGGTGTGGGTTGGTGACGAGACTTCCAGGGTCAATGATGGCGCTCATCCGTGTTTTGAGAGAGCTCGACTCCTCAAATACGCGACTCATTCGAGCGAAATTGATAGAGCGGAAGAATGAGACTAGGGTATCGGGGTTGAATATGTAAGGATAGTCCAAGATATGTCGTCTCCAGCGCGTCGAAGTAAAAGATAACCAGTCAACCGGCATTTCAACCGAGTCCAATCGGTCTGACAGATAATCAATACGGAATTGGATATCACCCAGAAGGAGAAGGTTTCTGTTAGTGTCTATGTTCGAGGTTAGCATGAGATTTGTTACTGCCTTGCAAACACTACGGCCAGAGGTTGTCCACTTACGCATGGTCTCGATGAATGACAAGGCTCCTCCGAAGGGTCCATCCATGGCGAAGTCGGGTTTTCCATTCCACTCGTTCAAGATGATGGTACGGGCCCAATCGAGAAGCACTGTCGGAACGCGTGTTTCGTGCAAGAGGCGCTCAGAATGCGCGAACTCTAGAACCGAGGCTGAGCCCGTGCTGAGAAAGTCGAGCTGGCTTACAAGAGGCTGGAGGATGTCGGGGTCGGGAGTTTTGATGTTTGAGGAAGCTGTAGAGCATGCCATGTCCGCAAAACAACGTCTGGCTGTAATTGCGCAAAATAATCGTCGGGCAAGTCTGACGGCTAGGTCGTTCGAGAAAACGTCATCATACCCTAAACAACGAGATGAGGGCTGCCGTGCTACCGCGGTACCGCCAGCAAGTGTCAGGCCGTTGGAGCGTATTCGCGACATTTCGTACAAGGTGCGTGAATCAGGCACAACCGGCGCCGCAGCGACCAAAGCATGCATGCAGATGGACATCAAGTACCCTGCATCAACACTTGAGAGCCCTTTGGCACCCCTTTGGACCTTCTTGCCCCTGACCCCAGCCAAGCGATCTACTTGAATGTCTTGTGAAGGGACAAACAAGCGTCCCGCTGCCAACCAAAGGCTGTGAAGAACAAGACTTGATGCAACGCGGTCCATGCGATAAAGACAATACCATAGAGTCTGGGAGTCGTAGAGTTTATTGTCGCAGGTGAAAGACTGCACCACAGCCTTCGGGTCCATGAGAACATTGAAAAGGGTTTGCTCATTGAAGCTCTTCCACTGCTTCTTGGAGATAGCCGTGGGAGACGACGATCGACGACTCAAGGGATGTGAGGCGTTTTCCGGCTTGGGATATATGTTGCCCGTTTCCTGGGACGTGGTAAGATAGCTCTCTAAGGTCCCATCTTCTTCGTAAACGTCACATATGAAGTTGATAAGATCAACATTAAGTCGAGATAACGCCTGGGGCAAGGCTTCATTCAACCACACAGATGGAGGCTCTGTGTCTCCTTCAACGGAGTCTTTCACTTGTGGTACCTGGGCACCCTGTTTGGGATGACGGCCTGGCGTACCGAGATTCTCAGTGCTGTGCTCTTCTCGTGCTGCATATGgcgaagatggaggagaaccTGTCGGTATTGAAGGATGTGAGGGTTTTGTCACGTTTTCGAAAAAGGCGGGTCTTGCTGGCACTTCTGGTATTGCCCGAGCTGAGGTTGTGATAGTGGCCTTCGGTTGTGCTGGCTTGTCATGGAGGATACTGCTCATCCGAGGAGATAAGATGGTTGATTTGGTGTTGTCCCTTCTTTCGATGGGGTTTACTGGCTCGTAAGGcgtcttcttggctttggggGATGCTCCACCCCTTGACTTCGGGATCGAGCCGTGGCCGGATCTAGCACCCTTGGCACAGAATGAAGCATCATTTAGTCCAATTTCAGGCTTTGGAGGGGCCATATCTTGTGCTTCGTTTGGCTTTGTGTTGGACCCAGATGGAGTGGATGCGTGACGTTCGGGGTGTGGTGCCGTCCGTACCTGGGGAGTATCGACATCGATTGCTGGTTTCGTCCGATGCGGCCCTGCGATGTCGTTGACTTGCTGCGACATGACCGTCATGCCTCGAGGTGTGAGCCATTCAAGCATCTTGAAGGTTACGGTTCCAAAAAGGTTGGCGGCAAACGATCGATGATCTTTGCTAACGGGAGCCTCAACAATGCGGATATGAGGTGCATCGTCGCATTGCGTCGAGTTTGAAGCTTGGTTCGTATGGAGTTTGGTGTCGGCTTGAGCCGGATATGCCGGGTTGTTGGTGGAAGTGAGCACTGTTCCTTGGAAGGAAGATGAACGCGAACGTTGACGAGTAGAAGGATTATCCTTGCGCAGGATTGGGGATGTTTTGAGGGAAGATCTCTTGG
This window encodes:
- a CDS encoding Fe2OG dioxygenase domain-containing protein: MTTTNLTELDAHEQPSDEMRAEWKSFMRQDQKSLLDDPRIDDPRAPLEKSGFRTVTTLSRAQIASSFAHLNPDLASEAEGDISVIHHPLIPGLLILPSLLPPMVQRDLLDRLVHRDLSNPKHQTNLHLHYDLPYPEGQQDDETSFFALHPDSPASFIPKDPNVHKPLSIKQVLQRKLHWVTLGGQYDWTNRVYPDQLPPQFPDDISRFLEGLFPETVAQAAILNFYTPGDTMMMHRDVSEETDKGLISLSLGCDGLFMIAPNAAQPQPKSEAAGDKEYLLLRLRSGDAIYMTQESRSAWHGVPKVLKGTCPGYLEDWPAREDGRFDEWKGWMKSKRINLNVRQMKD